TCATCAGGGCGTCGGTCAGCAGGTCCAGGTGGCGGCGCATGGTGGATTCGCTAACGCCCAGGGCGCGGGCCGGTTCAGCCGCGTTCCAGATCTGCCCGTGGTAGTGCGCGAGCATCGTCCAGAAGCGCCGCAGCGCAGCGGCAGGCACGCGCACGCCCCACTGGGGAAAGTCCCGCTCGAGCAGGGTTTGGATGAAGCTGCGGCGCCAGGCCAGGCTGCCCGCCTCGCCCTTCGCCAGATAGGACAGCGGAAAGCCACCGCGCAGCCATAGCTGCTGCTCCGCCGCCTCGCCGACTTCGCTCAGCGCGAAGCCGCCCATCGTCACGCGCTCCAGCCTGCCGGCCAGACTCTCCGCGGTCTGACGCAGGAGATCCCCCGAGGCACTGCCCAGGAGCAAGAAGCGGGCGGGCGCTCCCCGACGATCCACGAGCACCCGCAGCACCGGAAAGAGATCCGGCCGCCTCTGCACCTCGTCGATCACGACTAATCCCCGCAGCGGGCCGAGCGCCGTCATGGGCTCTTCCAGGCGGGCCAGGCTGGCAGGATCTTCGAGGTCGAAGTAGTTGACCGAGTCCGCAGGCAGCAGTTCGCGGGCCAGGGTCGTCTTGCCGCACTGGCGCGGGCCGGTGAGCACGACGACGCGGCTGCGGGCGAGGGCGCGCTGCA
This window of the bacterium genome carries:
- a CDS encoding ATP-binding protein encodes the protein MILRPSLVSALQRALARSRVVVLTGPRQCGKTTLARELLPADSVNYFDLEDPASLARLEEPMTALGPLRGLVVIDEVQRRPDLFPVLRVLVDRRGAPARFLLLGSASGDLLRQTAESLAGRLERVTMGGFALSEVGEAAEQQLWLRGGFPLSYLAKGEAGSLAWRRSFIQTLLERDFPQWGVRVPAAALRRFWTMLAHYHGQIWNAAEPARALGVSESTMRRHLDLLTDALMIRQLQPYLANLSKRQVKAPKIYVRDSGLLHQLLPIGSLKGMLSHPKVGASWEGFAIEQLLASEPHDEAYFWATHQGAEIDLILRRGSALFGVECKRSDAPRMTPSIRNALEELGLKRVLVLYPGAKRYPLATGVEAVPLGALAGGRSLLAGGR